The proteins below are encoded in one region of Paralysiella testudinis:
- a CDS encoding fibroblast growth factor produces the protein MLPEIELKAEAIGRLRLSLKRSLLSLKPPEGEPSTEAGIRLSDIYPPECLPAIAYRGRVLFAARDFDDTCYFVHQLYLHGYTAYESAVWPGSDAEYYRSLRAWPYICDCLKRKKPAKLHRFCQWQRLKNAACRGYGKISRKTV, from the coding sequence ATGCTACCTGAAATTGAACTGAAAGCGGAGGCTATAGGCCGGTTGCGCTTATCGCTGAAGCGGTCACTACTGTCGCTGAAACCGCCTGAAGGAGAGCCAAGCACCGAAGCCGGTATCCGGCTATCCGATATTTACCCACCGGAATGCTTACCGGCCATTGCGTACCGGGGGCGAGTGCTGTTTGCAGCTCGGGATTTTGATGACACATGTTATTTCGTACATCAACTTTATCTGCACGGCTATACCGCGTACGAATCTGCCGTATGGCCGGGTTCCGATGCCGAGTACTACCGTTCTTTGCGTGCCTGGCCGTATATTTGCGACTGTTTAAAGCGCAAAAAACCAGCAAAGCTTCACCGCTTTTGCCAATGGCAGCGCCTTAAAAATGCTGCTTGCAGAGGCTACGGTAAAATAAGCCGGAAAACCGTATAA